The Desulfomicrobium orale DSM 12838 genome includes a window with the following:
- a CDS encoding DegT/DnrJ/EryC1/StrS family aminotransferase: MRENFLVFGSPRIAEDEIEEVVACLRSGWIGTGPRVAEFERNFAGYKNADHAVAVNSCTAALHLSILAAGIGPGDEVITTPLTFCATVNAIIHAGATPVLADVDPRTMNISPDRVREKITDRTRAIVPVHFTGRPCEMDALARLAEPRNLVVIEDCAHAIETEYHGQKAGTFGDFGCFSFYVTKNVVTGEGGMVLAKDSDHAARLKMLALHGMSSDAWKRFGDEGYKHYLVMEAGFKYNMTDMQAALGLGQLKKVESYWERRREIWERYMDALSPLPLTLPAPVEENTRHGHHLFTILVEESRTGISRDSFLGRMTGQKIGVGVHYLSLPEHPFYQERFGWNADDYPYARDIGRQTVSLPLSAKLSDKDVEDVIRAVRGILE, from the coding sequence ATGCGTGAGAATTTTCTGGTTTTCGGTTCGCCCAGAATCGCCGAGGATGAAATCGAAGAAGTCGTGGCCTGCCTGCGCAGCGGCTGGATCGGCACCGGCCCGCGCGTGGCCGAATTCGAACGGAACTTCGCCGGATACAAAAACGCGGATCACGCCGTGGCCGTCAACTCCTGCACCGCGGCCCTGCATCTGAGCATTCTGGCGGCGGGCATCGGCCCCGGTGACGAAGTCATCACCACGCCCCTGACCTTCTGCGCCACCGTCAACGCCATCATCCACGCCGGCGCCACTCCCGTTCTGGCCGACGTGGACCCCAGAACCATGAACATCTCCCCGGACCGGGTGCGCGAAAAAATCACGGACCGCACCAGGGCCATCGTGCCCGTCCATTTCACCGGACGGCCCTGCGAGATGGACGCTCTCGCCCGGCTGGCCGAGCCCCGCAATCTGGTGGTCATCGAGGACTGCGCCCACGCCATTGAAACCGAGTACCACGGACAAAAGGCCGGAACCTTCGGAGATTTCGGCTGCTTCAGCTTCTATGTGACCAAGAACGTCGTCACCGGAGAGGGCGGCATGGTGCTGGCCAAGGACTCCGACCACGCCGCGCGCCTGAAGATGCTGGCCCTGCACGGCATGTCCAGCGACGCCTGGAAGCGCTTCGGCGACGAGGGCTACAAGCACTACCTGGTCATGGAGGCGGGGTTCAAATACAACATGACGGACATGCAGGCCGCTCTGGGCCTCGGGCAGCTGAAGAAGGTCGAATCCTACTGGGAGCGGCGGCGGGAAATCTGGGAACGCTACATGGACGCCCTGAGTCCACTGCCCCTGACCCTGCCCGCGCCGGTGGAGGAAAACACCCGGCATGGACACCATCTGTTCACGATTCTGGTGGAAGAAAGCCGCACGGGCATCAGCCGGGACAGTTTCCTCGGCCGCATGACCGGGCAAAAAATCGGCGTGGGCGTACACTATCTTTCTCTGCCTGAGCACCCCTTCTATCAGGAACGGTTCGGCTGGAACGCGGACGATTACCCCTATGCCCGCGACATCGGCCGGCAGACCGTAAGCCTGCCGCTGTCAGCCAAGCTCTCGGACAAGGACGTGGAAGATGTGATCCGGGCCGTGCGCGGCATTCTGGAGTAG
- a CDS encoding glutaredoxin family protein: MTEKRITLYALTTCSHCKKTKELLDGCGAEYDCVFVDKLQGEERKEMIEAIKKVNPKLSFPTLLLGEETVVGFKEARIMEILERR, translated from the coding sequence ATGACCGAAAAACGTATCACGCTTTACGCTCTGACCACCTGTTCCCACTGCAAGAAGACAAAGGAGCTGCTGGATGGCTGTGGAGCCGAGTATGACTGCGTTTTCGTGGACAAGCTGCAAGGCGAGGAACGCAAGGAAATGATCGAGGCCATCAAGAAGGTGAATCCGAAGCTGTCCTTTCCGACCCTGCTCCTGGGCGAAGAAACCGTTGTCGGTTTCAAGGAGGCCCGGATCATGGAAATACTGGAGCGGCGATGA
- a CDS encoding ferredoxin-thioredoxin reductase catalytic domain-containing protein: MNPEALYEKLRAVQEPRGFFFNSDKAFVLDLMEGLLVNRERYGYMACPCRLASGNRELDRDIFCPCEYREPDVAEFGACYCGLYVSEDWNVGRIPHETVPERRDPEKLLAALMAGDDES, from the coding sequence ATGAATCCCGAAGCATTGTACGAAAAGCTGCGCGCGGTGCAGGAGCCCAGAGGATTTTTCTTCAACAGCGACAAGGCCTTTGTGCTGGATCTGATGGAAGGGCTTCTGGTCAACCGCGAACGCTACGGCTACATGGCCTGTCCGTGCCGTCTGGCTTCGGGAAACCGGGAGCTGGACAGGGATATCTTCTGTCCCTGCGAATACCGCGAGCCTGATGTGGCCGAATTCGGGGCCTGTTACTGCGGCCTGTATGTGAGCGAGGACTGGAACGTGGGCCGCATTCCGCACGAAACGGTGCCCGAACGCCGCGATCCGGAAAAACTGCTGGCAGCTCTCATGGCCGGAGACGACGAGTCTTAG
- the gltX gene encoding glutamate--tRNA ligase, with amino-acid sequence MTKIVTRFPPSPTGYLHIGGARTALFNYLYAHQNGGTFVLRIEDTDQARSTQDMTDAILDAMAWLGLDFDEGPFFQSQRGDLYNSYVDRLLETGKAYYCSCSADEVEAMREKARAEGRKPKYDGSCRERGLGPGPGRVVRFKTPLAGKVVFDDIIKGPIAWDVREMDDFVIRRADGSSIYHMAVVVDDALMGVTHVIRGDDHQNNTPKQILLYEALGFPLPRFGHVPMILGPDKKKMSKRHGATSVMVYKEQGYLPEAMLSYLSRLGWSHGDDELFTMGELLEKFSLEGLGKSASVFDVDKLNWTNSHFIKTADVPRLAGLLEEIVRSSTEFTPERSYLEAIVPLYQTRAKTLKEMAEQAAFFFYDAQALPYDAAAVEKFLTPEAREHLAALARRMEALAVFDQKNLEDMASAYLEETGLKFKALAQPIRVAITGGTTSPGLFETMHVLGRERTLARFVRAAEL; translated from the coding sequence ATGACCAAAATAGTGACCCGCTTTCCTCCCAGCCCCACGGGCTATCTGCATATCGGCGGCGCGCGCACCGCGCTTTTCAACTATCTGTACGCGCACCAGAACGGCGGCACCTTCGTGCTGCGTATCGAGGACACGGACCAGGCCCGCTCCACCCAGGACATGACCGACGCCATCCTCGACGCCATGGCCTGGCTCGGTCTGGACTTCGACGAAGGCCCTTTCTTTCAGAGCCAGCGCGGCGATCTGTATAACAGCTATGTGGACAGGCTGCTGGAAACGGGCAAGGCTTATTACTGTTCCTGCTCCGCCGACGAGGTCGAAGCCATGCGCGAAAAAGCAAGGGCCGAGGGCCGCAAGCCCAAGTACGACGGCTCATGCCGCGAACGGGGGCTGGGGCCGGGGCCGGGCCGCGTGGTTCGCTTCAAGACGCCCCTTGCGGGCAAGGTCGTCTTCGACGACATCATAAAAGGACCCATCGCCTGGGACGTGCGGGAAATGGACGATTTCGTCATCCGCCGCGCCGACGGCTCGTCCATCTATCACATGGCCGTGGTCGTGGATGACGCCCTCATGGGCGTGACCCACGTCATTCGCGGAGACGACCATCAGAACAACACGCCGAAGCAGATTCTCCTGTACGAAGCGCTGGGATTTCCCCTGCCCCGGTTCGGGCACGTGCCCATGATTCTCGGCCCGGACAAGAAGAAGATGAGCAAGCGCCACGGGGCGACATCCGTCATGGTTTACAAGGAGCAGGGCTATCTGCCCGAGGCCATGCTCAGCTACCTGTCGCGTCTGGGCTGGTCCCACGGCGACGACGAGCTGTTCACCATGGGGGAGCTGCTGGAAAAATTCTCCCTGGAGGGCCTGGGCAAGTCGGCTTCGGTCTTCGATGTGGACAAGCTGAACTGGACCAACAGTCATTTCATCAAAACCGCAGATGTGCCCCGTCTGGCCGGACTGCTGGAGGAAATTGTCCGCTCTTCCACGGAATTCACGCCGGAAAGAAGCTATCTGGAGGCCATTGTGCCCCTGTATCAGACCAGAGCCAAGACGCTTAAGGAAATGGCCGAGCAGGCGGCCTTTTTCTTTTACGATGCGCAGGCTCTGCCCTACGACGCGGCGGCCGTGGAGAAATTCCTCACGCCCGAGGCGCGGGAACATCTCGCCGCTCTGGCCCGGCGCATGGAGGCCCTTGCCGTTTTCGATCAGAAGAATCTGGAAGACATGGCCAGCGCCTACCTGGAAGAGACAGGCCTCAAGTTCAAGGCCCTGGCCCAGCCCATCCGCGTGGCCATCACCGGCGGCACCACCAGTCCCGGACTTTTCGAGACCATGCATGTGCTGGGGCGGGAACGCACCCTGGCCCGCTTCGTGCGGGCCGCGGAGCTGTAA
- a CDS encoding CDP-alcohol phosphatidyltransferase family protein: protein MLYLQKGNFQKLVRWIGGSWMTANQATALGIACIFLVSASFYLGLTFASCRWLLALTPVFLVLRMIMNTLDGMLAREYQTGSVAGELFNEGLDIVGDTVCYGVLLFVPGIPQLPLILFLLLTWMAEYFGVLGKGFPGGVRRHETFFGGKPDRAIWMGLMALLLFFFPGLTPYTGAYLLLASCFVFLTSVVRIRKILQAAAGKEYQSYTWIGR, encoded by the coding sequence ATGCTCTATCTGCAGAAAGGCAATTTCCAGAAACTCGTGCGCTGGATCGGCGGATCGTGGATGACGGCCAACCAGGCAACGGCTCTGGGTATCGCGTGCATTTTTCTTGTTTCGGCATCCTTCTATCTGGGGCTGACCTTTGCAAGCTGCCGCTGGCTCCTTGCGCTGACACCCGTTTTTCTGGTGCTGCGCATGATCATGAATACCCTGGACGGCATGCTGGCCCGCGAATACCAGACCGGCAGCGTGGCCGGGGAGCTTTTCAACGAAGGCCTGGACATTGTCGGCGACACCGTCTGCTACGGCGTGCTGCTTTTCGTGCCCGGCATTCCGCAGCTGCCTCTGATTCTGTTTCTGCTTTTGACCTGGATGGCCGAATACTTCGGAGTGCTCGGCAAGGGCTTTCCGGGAGGCGTGCGCCGCCATGAAACCTTTTTCGGCGGCAAGCCGGACCGGGCCATCTGGATGGGGCTCATGGCCCTGCTGCTCTTCTTTTTCCCGGGACTTACTCCTTACACGGGAGCCTATCTGCTTCTGGCCTCGTGCTTTGTCTTTCTGACCAGCGTGGTCAGAATCCGCAAGATTCTGCAGGCGGCCGCAGGCAAGGAGTATCAGTCCTACACCTGGATCGGGAGATGA
- a CDS encoding phosphatidate cytidylyltransferase, with protein MKALHMAFLLLLVGISFVLLERRGETGMLLVMSVMVGLLGFFSLAWRWMERKQMALATEIRDRTITWWWMIAIFMLALSTHRMVSFAFLGFLCFASLREYYSMLPMEETLDARLLSFRDRASIFASYLAIPVIIFVAYIQWYELFIILVPVYVFLFTPIVFVLQNRTTGGLKSLGTVALGFMFFVHNLGHCLFMINMGAIVLMYCFALTEARDLLSFWIGKGLAARAQTMPEGFLRRALELRVAPDISPKKTWAAGLLAAVLVAALSLVFTPLMPSFPDGEMSYAYCAFVGLMIGVLGLFGDLVFSMIKRDIGVKDSGASLPGHGGVIDRVDSLVFTIPIVFHLIRWKYF; from the coding sequence ATGAAGGCGCTGCACATGGCCTTTCTGCTTCTGCTGGTCGGGATCTCGTTCGTGCTGCTTGAGCGCCGGGGCGAGACGGGCATGCTGCTCGTCATGTCCGTCATGGTCGGGTTGCTCGGATTTTTTTCCCTGGCCTGGCGCTGGATGGAGCGCAAGCAGATGGCTCTGGCCACGGAAATCCGCGACCGGACCATCACCTGGTGGTGGATGATCGCCATTTTCATGCTGGCCCTGTCCACGCACCGCATGGTTTCCTTCGCCTTTCTGGGTTTTCTCTGCTTCGCCTCTCTGCGCGAGTACTATTCCATGCTGCCCATGGAGGAGACACTGGACGCCCGCCTTTTGTCCTTCAGGGACAGGGCTTCCATCTTCGCCAGCTATCTGGCCATTCCGGTCATCATCTTCGTGGCCTATATCCAGTGGTATGAGCTGTTCATCATTCTGGTGCCGGTCTATGTCTTTCTGTTCACGCCCATCGTGTTCGTATTGCAGAACCGGACCACCGGCGGCCTCAAATCCCTGGGCACCGTCGCTCTGGGCTTCATGTTTTTCGTCCACAACCTGGGACACTGCCTGTTCATGATCAACATGGGCGCCATTGTGCTCATGTACTGCTTCGCTTTGACCGAAGCCCGGGACCTGCTTTCCTTCTGGATCGGCAAAGGTCTGGCCGCCCGCGCGCAGACCATGCCGGAGGGCTTTCTCCGCCGTGCTCTGGAGCTGCGGGTTGCGCCGGACATAAGCCCAAAAAAGACCTGGGCCGCGGGCCTTCTGGCCGCCGTTCTGGTGGCGGCCCTGTCCCTTGTCTTCACGCCGCTCATGCCTTCCTTCCCGGACGGGGAAATGTCCTACGCCTACTGCGCCTTCGTGGGGCTGATGATCGGCGTGCTCGGGCTGTTCGGCGACTTGGTCTTCTCCATGATCAAGCGCGACATCGGCGTGAAGGATTCCGGCGCGTCCCTGCCCGGCCACGGAGGCGTCATCGACCGCGTGGACAGTCTGGTCTTCACCATTCCCATCGTTTTTCATCTTATCCGCTGGAAGTATTTCTGA
- a CDS encoding lysophospholipid acyltransferase family protein, translated as MLRVLLHAASRVFLTLAFGFTPARPLEDAQCIVAANHNTHLDTLALCRLFPLRRVNSVKVVAARDYFDHGIGGFFGRMAFNLILLDRRSARTSLEPVEEALRQGFSVILFPEGTRGEPGVMRPFKRGIGKLALDFPELPVYPVCLHGIEKTLPKGGRLPVPFTIRTEVLPPVFGKDFLHAGQQGRKLLTARLEEHIRAAGAGSACRS; from the coding sequence ATGCTCCGCGTGCTGCTCCACGCCGCGAGCAGGGTTTTTCTCACCCTGGCCTTCGGCTTCACTCCGGCCCGGCCCCTGGAGGACGCGCAGTGCATAGTGGCCGCCAACCATAACACCCATCTCGACACGCTGGCGCTCTGCCGTCTTTTTCCGCTGCGCCGCGTCAATTCGGTCAAGGTGGTCGCGGCGCGGGATTACTTCGATCATGGGATCGGCGGATTTTTCGGCCGCATGGCCTTCAATCTCATCCTGCTCGACCGCCGGAGTGCCAGAACATCCCTTGAGCCCGTGGAGGAGGCTCTGCGGCAGGGCTTTTCCGTCATCCTTTTTCCCGAAGGCACGCGGGGCGAGCCCGGCGTGATGCGGCCCTTCAAGAGAGGCATCGGCAAACTGGCTCTCGATTTTCCGGAACTGCCGGTTTATCCCGTTTGCCTGCACGGCATCGAAAAAACGCTGCCCAAGGGAGGGCGGCTGCCGGTTCCGTTCACCATCAGGACCGAGGTGCTTCCTCCTGTCTTCGGAAAGGATTTCCTTCATGCCGGACAGCAGGGCCGAAAGCTCCTGACGGCCCGCCTCGAGGAGCATATCCGCGCGGCGGGAGCCGGGAGCGCGTGCCGGTCTTGA
- a CDS encoding THUMP domain-containing class I SAM-dependent RNA methyltransferase has product MYAYQRDSIYTAQAGDGLEELLAAELTELGAENSVPGFRFVRFRADFETLCRIVHRSRLATRILAPLIYFPCPTDRALYGAGRDIRWTDFLNPDQTFAITANVSESRIGHSRYAALKLKDAVADWFRDQTGRRPGVEPREPDLWLHLHIRRDRATISVDASGGSLHRRGYRVRSVDAPMQETLAAAIIRLSGWDGACPLVDPLCGSGTLLCEALMAAGGIPAAVLRTRFGFMRLPEFQPGSWAAMCARTSPEAERLARAAALIRGGDRDPEAVQAARENLARLPGGRGVSVERGDFFDRRDLAGAAIVANPPYGIRLGGNDDMGAWYKRLGDHLKRHCTGATACIYFGDRTLLKHIGLRPEWKKPLKNGGLDGRLARFTLY; this is encoded by the coding sequence ATGTACGCATACCAGCGGGACAGCATCTACACCGCCCAGGCCGGGGACGGGCTGGAAGAACTCCTCGCGGCCGAGCTGACGGAACTCGGCGCTGAAAATTCCGTTCCCGGATTCCGCTTCGTGCGTTTCCGGGCCGATTTCGAAACCCTGTGCCGGATTGTGCACCGCTCCCGGCTGGCGACGCGGATTCTCGCTCCCCTGATTTATTTTCCCTGCCCCACGGACAGGGCCCTTTACGGCGCCGGAAGAGACATCCGCTGGACGGACTTTCTGAATCCGGACCAGACCTTCGCCATCACAGCCAATGTCTCGGAAAGCCGCATCGGACATTCCCGGTACGCGGCCCTGAAGCTGAAAGACGCCGTGGCGGACTGGTTCCGGGATCAGACCGGCCGCCGTCCCGGCGTGGAGCCGCGTGAGCCGGACCTGTGGCTGCATCTGCACATCCGGCGGGACCGGGCGACCATCAGCGTGGACGCTTCCGGCGGCTCCCTGCACCGGCGCGGCTACCGGGTGCGGAGTGTGGACGCCCCCATGCAGGAAACTCTGGCCGCGGCCATCATCCGCCTGAGCGGATGGGACGGCGCATGTCCTCTCGTGGATCCTCTGTGCGGATCGGGGACCCTGTTGTGCGAGGCGCTCATGGCCGCCGGAGGCATTCCCGCTGCGGTGCTGCGGACCCGTTTCGGGTTCATGCGCCTGCCGGAGTTTCAGCCTGGATCATGGGCCGCCATGTGCGCCCGGACTTCGCCCGAGGCGGAGCGCTTGGCTCGTGCGGCCGCCCTGATCCGCGGCGGCGACCGGGATCCGGAAGCCGTGCAGGCCGCGCGGGAGAATCTGGCCCGGCTGCCCGGAGGCCGCGGCGTGAGTGTGGAGCGCGGGGATTTCTTCGACCGCCGGGATCTGGCGGGCGCGGCCATTGTCGCCAATCCGCCCTACGGTATCCGTCTGGGTGGAAACGACGACATGGGGGCGTGGTACAAGCGGCTGGGGGACCATCTCAAACGTCACTGTACCGGAGCCACGGCGTGCATCTATTTCGGCGACCGGACCCTGCTCAAGCATATCGGCCTGCGCCCGGAATGGAAAAAGCCCCTCAAGAACGGCGGCCTGGACGGACGGCTGGCCAGGTTCACCCTGTACTGA
- a CDS encoding superoxide dismutase: protein MIFMLPDLPYAKDALSPYISAKTFDFHYGKHHQAYIDNTNKLIAGTDLDGKTLREIITTTAGDATRVGIFNNAAQVWNHSFYWQCMKPGGGGAPNGDIAESIVQTFGSYENFAKAFKEAGVTQFGSGWAWLVEKNGKLEIMKTPNADTPMAHGAKALLTADVWEHAYYLDYQNRRPDYLQDFLEKLVNWEFVNQQLKK from the coding sequence ATGATCTTCATGCTTCCGGATCTTCCCTACGCCAAAGATGCGTTAAGTCCTTACATCAGTGCCAAAACCTTCGACTTCCATTACGGCAAACATCATCAGGCATATATCGACAACACCAACAAACTCATCGCCGGAACCGATCTGGACGGCAAAACCCTGCGCGAGATCATCACCACCACTGCCGGAGACGCCACGCGGGTCGGCATTTTCAACAACGCGGCCCAGGTCTGGAACCATTCCTTCTACTGGCAGTGTATGAAGCCGGGCGGCGGCGGAGCCCCCAACGGTGATATAGCCGAGAGCATCGTCCAGACTTTCGGCAGCTACGAGAACTTCGCCAAGGCCTTCAAGGAGGCCGGAGTGACCCAGTTCGGCAGCGGCTGGGCCTGGCTGGTGGAAAAGAACGGCAAGCTCGAAATCATGAAGACCCCCAACGCCGACACGCCCATGGCTCACGGCGCCAAGGCCCTGCTTACGGCTGACGTCTGGGAACATGCCTACTATCTGGACTACCAGAACAGGCGGCCCGATTACCTGCAGGATTTCCTGGAAAAGCTGGTCAACTGGGAATTCGTGAATCAGCAGCTGAAAAAGTAA
- the gcvH gene encoding glycine cleavage system protein GcvH: MSALTYPEDRRYHAEHLWAMQAGDGTWLIGVTDYAQNQLGDVIFIDLPETGAHFGQGESCAEIESAKVVSPACMPLSGTIVEVNGALADTPELLNSDPYGAGWLARIAADDEAEATLNGAEYRALVEG; the protein is encoded by the coding sequence ATGTCCGCACTGACCTACCCCGAGGATCGCCGCTACCATGCGGAGCATCTCTGGGCCATGCAGGCCGGAGACGGCACCTGGCTCATAGGCGTCACCGATTACGCCCAGAACCAGCTGGGTGATGTCATCTTCATCGATCTGCCCGAAACCGGCGCACATTTCGGCCAGGGTGAGTCCTGTGCGGAGATCGAGTCGGCCAAGGTCGTGTCCCCGGCGTGCATGCCCCTTTCCGGCACCATCGTGGAAGTGAACGGCGCTCTGGCCGATACGCCGGAACTGCTCAATTCCGACCCTTACGGCGCGGGCTGGCTGGCGCGTATCGCCGCTGACGACGAGGCCGAGGCAACCCTGAACGGCGCCGAGTACAGGGCTCTGGTCGAAGGCTAG
- the lpdA gene encoding dihydrolipoyl dehydrogenase — translation MSQRITVIGGGPGGYTAAFAAARAGAQVTLVEAGSLGGTCLNRGCIPTKTIKASADALETARRLAEFGISGGDGVRPDMPAILARKDKVVGILRGGLEKTCARLKVNLLQGRGEVVHAGLVRMHGRDGTIREIEGDRVVIATGSRCLDLPDLPVDHKRIINSDDALELAAVPGRLVVAGGGVIGCELAFIFQALGSAVTVVEGLDRILPVPSIDADLSKLIQREMKKRRIGCELARMVRGVDASGPALRVTLGPSPFVEEAAVPARPESVMEADMVLVAVGRAPNTEALGLSLAGVETDRRGWIRVNRRMETSAPGIYAIGDVLGPERIMLAHVAAMEGMVAARNCLGGAEEMDYSAVPAAVFTTPEVATVGLTEAQAREKGLNVACSQSQFRELGKAQAMGELAGLFKLVTDADTGRLLGAHLAGAHVSDIIAEPTLALKLKATAKDLAGTIHAHPTLAEGIFETVHLFED, via the coding sequence ATGTCCCAGCGCATCACCGTCATCGGCGGAGGCCCCGGCGGTTACACGGCCGCTTTTGCTGCAGCCAGGGCCGGAGCGCAGGTCACTCTGGTGGAGGCTGGTTCCCTGGGCGGCACCTGCCTGAACAGGGGGTGCATCCCGACCAAGACTATCAAGGCCTCGGCCGATGCGCTGGAAACCGCCCGGCGTCTGGCCGAGTTCGGCATTTCCGGCGGCGACGGCGTCAGGCCCGACATGCCGGCCATTCTCGCGCGCAAAGACAAGGTCGTGGGTATCCTGCGGGGCGGGCTGGAAAAAACCTGCGCCCGGCTCAAGGTCAATCTTCTGCAGGGGCGCGGAGAAGTGGTTCACGCCGGACTGGTCCGGATGCACGGCCGGGACGGCACGATCCGGGAGATCGAGGGCGACAGGGTCGTCATCGCCACCGGCTCCCGGTGCCTCGACCTGCCGGATCTGCCCGTGGATCATAAGCGCATCATCAACAGCGACGACGCCTTGGAACTTGCGGCCGTGCCCGGCCGGTTGGTGGTGGCGGGCGGCGGAGTCATCGGCTGCGAGCTGGCCTTCATTTTTCAGGCTCTGGGCTCCGCGGTCACCGTTGTGGAAGGGCTGGACCGCATTCTGCCTGTTCCATCCATTGACGCGGACCTGAGCAAGCTGATTCAGCGCGAAATGAAGAAGCGCCGCATCGGCTGCGAACTGGCCCGCATGGTCCGGGGGGTGGACGCCTCCGGCCCGGCTCTGCGCGTCACACTGGGGCCGTCTCCCTTTGTCGAAGAGGCGGCCGTTCCGGCGCGCCCGGAAAGCGTGATGGAGGCCGACATGGTCTTGGTGGCCGTGGGGCGTGCGCCCAACACCGAGGCTTTGGGGCTGTCCCTGGCCGGAGTGGAAACGGACCGGCGCGGATGGATCAGAGTGAACCGGAGGATGGAGACTTCCGCGCCCGGCATCTACGCCATCGGCGACGTGCTGGGACCGGAGCGGATCATGCTCGCGCACGTGGCCGCCATGGAGGGAATGGTCGCAGCCCGGAACTGTCTGGGCGGTGCGGAAGAAATGGATTATTCCGCCGTGCCGGCCGCGGTCTTCACCACGCCGGAGGTGGCTACCGTGGGCCTGACCGAGGCCCAGGCCAGGGAAAAGGGCCTGAATGTGGCCTGCTCCCAGAGCCAGTTCCGCGAGTTGGGCAAGGCCCAGGCCATGGGCGAACTGGCCGGGCTGTTCAAGCTGGTGACGGACGCGGACACGGGCAGGCTGCTTGGGGCGCATCTGGCCGGGGCTCATGTTTCCGACATCATTGCCGAGCCGACCCTGGCCCTGAAGCTTAAAGCCACGGCAAAGGATCTGGCCGGGACCATTCACGCTCATCCCACTCTGGCTGAAGGCATTTTCGAGACGGTCCATCTTTTCGAGGACTAG
- the recA gene encoding recombinase RecA — MARPKTAPPADARREALETALATIERRYGQGSVMRLSDSSHQVVQVIPTGSIGLDLALGVGGIPRGRVTEIFGPESSGKTTQALHIIAEAQKQGGVAAFIDAEHALDVNYARRLGVRTEDLLISQPDYGEQALEIADMLVRSGAVDVVVVDSVAALIPQAELDGNMGETQVGSQARLMSHAMRKLTGTIHKSRTAIIFINQLRMKIGMTGYGSPETTTGGNALKFYASVRLDLRRIQTLKDKEESYGNRVRAKVVKNKMAPPFREAEYDVLFGTGISRVGELLDLGVEHGVVDKSGAWYAFGSERLGQGKENVRAFLQDNDELRMQIERALLEQLGMPAPEQEAAEDEKLPQD; from the coding sequence ATGGCCCGACCCAAAACCGCCCCTCCCGCAGACGCCCGCCGCGAGGCTCTGGAAACCGCGCTGGCCACCATCGAGCGCCGCTATGGCCAGGGCTCGGTCATGCGCCTGTCCGACTCGTCCCATCAGGTGGTGCAGGTCATTCCCACGGGATCCATCGGCCTGGATCTGGCTCTTGGTGTGGGCGGCATTCCGCGTGGTCGGGTCACGGAAATTTTCGGCCCGGAATCTTCGGGCAAAACCACCCAGGCCCTGCACATCATCGCCGAGGCCCAGAAGCAGGGCGGGGTAGCCGCCTTTATCGACGCCGAACACGCTCTTGATGTGAACTACGCCCGCAGGCTCGGAGTCAGAACCGAAGACCTGCTCATCTCCCAGCCCGACTACGGCGAACAGGCCCTGGAAATCGCGGATATGCTGGTCCGCTCCGGCGCCGTGGACGTGGTCGTGGTGGACTCTGTGGCGGCCCTCATCCCGCAGGCCGAACTGGACGGCAACATGGGCGAAACCCAGGTGGGCTCCCAGGCCCGGCTCATGTCCCACGCCATGCGCAAGCTGACGGGTACCATCCACAAATCGCGCACGGCCATCATCTTCATCAACCAGTTGCGCATGAAGATCGGCATGACCGGATACGGCAGCCCCGAAACCACCACCGGCGGCAACGCCCTCAAGTTCTACGCTTCCGTGCGGCTGGATCTGCGCCGCATCCAGACTCTGAAGGACAAGGAAGAGTCCTACGGCAACCGGGTCCGGGCCAAGGTGGTCAAGAATAAGATGGCCCCGCCCTTTCGCGAGGCCGAGTACGACGTGCTGTTCGGCACGGGCATCTCCCGCGTGGGCGAACTGCTCGATCTGGGCGTGGAGCACGGCGTGGTGGACAAGAGCGGCGCGTGGTACGCCTTCGGCTCCGAGCGTCTGGGCCAGGGCAAGGAAAATGTGCGGGCCTTTCTGCAGGACAACGACGAATTGCGCATGCAGATCGAGCGCGCCCTGCTGGAACAGCTGGGCATGCCCGCTCCGGAACAGGAAGCGGCCGAGGACGAAAAGCTTCCGCAGGATTGA